One genomic window of Aethina tumida isolate Nest 87 chromosome 3, icAetTumi1.1, whole genome shotgun sequence includes the following:
- the LOC109601013 gene encoding leucine zipper putative tumor suppressor 2 homolog: protein MATTDSGTETLFSDDSPCDLRTVRSPSVCSGDETEVPADDGSQTAGPQPPNIQPYSGVLEKGKFVIRPIAFKPSPSNVSERTRSRTGTMTPSTAPSRFGLSGGERYGSTPILTRPGSRLTLYGSTNDLHQVHRETANYSLDRKLRSLCPSVSSSPPLAMSSLTSLPHKLINYDSLESVRKSPNSIADSSIGNKAAYRLLTGGTGSLQDLTPSPSDSGVSELEAALRDRDSELAYLRQTMEHNEQVIFRVYQEKEKVWERELRRLKQVHETRLRSSAQKIMKLEQMLMMQTYQLQQEKKRLNGEVHKEKCQSDRLRHEVEALRGRLEETEWGLCQKTGEISLLKTQLKECQNEQTTKCQEILQLRTENRELREQLERRDADMAELRQETSTKTEEIRCLHAELDRLHCDPDVDQNERLKAEIRELREELSDMSLNEYGNIEPGRRTQNSCADSLEDVEIRRLNGTSAEESCCSEADKLREEMDVKAKYFEKERIVWAQEKEKVLRYQRQLQMNYVQMYRRTRALEKEIENLTIELELDKANVEKKLSSLDLTQTIEL from the exons atGGCAACGACCGACAGCGGGACCGAAACGTTGTTCTCGGATGACTCGCCCTGCGACCTGAGGACGGTCCGTTCGCCGAGCGTCTGTTCCGGCGACGAGACCGAAGTGCCCGCCGACGATGGCAGCCAAACGGCCGGCCCCCAACCCCCTAACATCCAGCCGTACAGCGGGGTGCTCGAAAag ggGAAGTTCGTCATCCGTCCCATAGCGTTCAAACCATCGCCGTCAAATGTGAGTGAAAGGACGCGATCCAGAACGGGAACGATGACACCTTCGACCGCCCCCTCGAGATTCGGACTGTCGGGTGGCGAGCGCTACGGTTCCACCCCCATACTCACCCGACCCGGATCCAGATTGACACTATATGGCA GTACAAACGATCTTCATCAGGTGCACAGAGAAACCGCGAATTATTCGCTGGATAGAAAATTGCGGTCGTTGTGTCCATCCGTTTCATCATCACCTCCGCTCGCAATGAGCTCTTTAACGTCGCTTCCCCACAAACTAATTAACTACGATAGTTTAGAAAGTGTCAGGAAATCACCCAATTCTATTGCTGACAGCTCAATAGg aAATAAAGCGGCGTACAGACTTTTGACGGGCGGTACGGGAAGCCTCCAGGACCTAACCCCGTCACCAAGTGATTCCGGAGTGTCGGAACTCGAAGCTGCCCTCAGAGACCGCGACTCGGAACTGGCCTACCTCAGACAGACCATGGAGCACAACGAGCAGGTCATTTTCCGCGTGTATCAGGAAAAAGAAAAAGTATGGGAGAGAGAATTACGACGGCTCAAACAAGTCCACGAAACAcg ATTAAGATCCAGTGCCCAGAAGATAATGAAGCTGGAGCAGATGCTAATGATGCAAACGTATCAGTTGCAACAGGAGAAGAAACGGCTGAACGGCGAGGTACACAAGGAAAAATGTCAGAGCGATCGGTTGCGGCACGAAGTCGAGGCTTTGAGGGGCCGATTGGAGGAGACGGAATGGGGACTGTGCCAAAAGACGGGGGAGATTTCGTTGCTCAAAACCCAGCTCAAAGAATGCCAA AATGAACAGACGACGAAGTGTCAGGAGATCCTTCAGCTGCGCACGGAGAACCGCGAGCTACGCGAACAATTGGAGCGCCGCGACGCCGACATGGCCGAACTACGCCAAGAGACCTCCACGAAAACCGAGGAGATACGTTGTCTGCACGCGGAACTCGACCGCTTGCACTGTGATCCGGACGTGGATCAGAACGAGAGACTAAAAGCCGAAATACGCGAGCTCCGCGAAGAACTCAGCGACATGTCGTTGAACGAGTATGGGAACATCGAGCCGGGACGCAGGACGCAGAATTCGTGCGCGGACAGTTTGGAGGACGTGGAGATCAGGAGGTTGAACGGCACGTCAGCGGAGGAATCTTGCTGTTCGGAGGCCGACAAGCTCAGGGAGGAGATGGACGTTAAGGCGAAATACTTTGAGAAGGAACGGATCGTTTGGGCACAGGAAAAAGAGAAAGTGCTAAG ATATCAAAGACAGTTGCAAATGAACTACGTGCAAATGTACAGACGTACTAGGGCACTggaaaaagaaattgaaaacttGACAATCGAACTGGAGCTGGACAAGGCAAACGTAGAAAAGAAATTGTCGTCGTTGGATCTGACTCAAACAATCGAATTATGA